A single Papilio machaon chromosome 12, ilPapMach1.1, whole genome shotgun sequence DNA region contains:
- the LOC106708877 gene encoding glutaconyl-CoA decarboxylase subunit gamma: protein MIAKFVVVLALAVAVNAGVLPLAAAPAAVVAPAAYAVAPYASSYSAHAVNHAVATPVYAPAPVVAPASYVAAPAPYVAASPYVAAPSPYARYLSAPVLV from the exons ATGATCGCCAAATTCGTT GTTGTCCTGGCCCTTGCCGTGGCTGTGAACGCCGGAGTGTTGCCATTGGCCGCCGCGCCTGCTGCCGTGGTGGCTCCCGCCGCGTACGCAGTCGCGCCATACGCCAGCTCGTACTCCGCGCACGCCGTCAACCATGCCGTCGCTACCCCAGTCTACGCCCCAGCCCCAGTCGTTGCCCCAGCTTCGTACGTCGCTGCCCCAGCCCCCTATGTCGCGGCTTCCCCCTACGTTGCCGCCCCATCTCCCTACGCCAGATACCTGTCTGCCCCAGTCTTAGTTTAA
- the LOC106708876 gene encoding cyclin-dependent kinase inhibitor 1C, whose translation MVAFKSIVLIAAAVILGAEASAPAIAAPLVAPAHVGYASAVPQNIPPYASQISVVNRAVSPYFAAPVAAPLAAPVATPLAAPVAAPFAPAAYAAAPYALPAVSPYGLPAVSPYGVPAAYAAPYPYGAPLVRTAYGVAPAFVR comes from the exons ATGGTCGCTTTCAAATCT ATCGTCCTCATCGCTGCCGCCGTCATCCTTGGAGCTGAAGCTAGTGCACCCGCCATAGCCGCTCCATTGGTAGCGCCCGCACATGTTGGATACGCATCTGCGGTGCCACAAAATATCCCACCTTATGCGTCACAAATAAGCGTCGTCAACAGGGCGGTCAGTCCTTACTTCGCTGCCCCGGTTGCGGCGCCTCTCGCTGCCCCGGTTGCGACGCCTCTCGCTGCCCCAGTTGCTGCACCTTTCGCCCCTGCCGCTTACGCTGCTGCACCCTACGCTCTCCCCGCAGTCAGCCCTTACGGACTCCCCGCTGTTAGCCCCTACGGAGTGCCTGCCGCATACGCCGCGCCCTACCCCTATGGCGCTCCTCTAGTTCGCACCGCCTACGGAGTCGCTCCAGCGTTTGTACGATAG
- the LOC106708873 gene encoding vegetative cell wall protein gp1-like produces MSLLRLLITSFAVIASCRASGIGHLVPAVKSIPIVRYAPFYNFPNGVRSIHAVAPPAPAFAPALPAPAPLLPAPLAAPLPPPVLPAPFLPAPTPVLPAPAFAPAPALPAPAFVQAPAPVLPAPAFAPAPAPAFAPAYAPAFRVIAQAPPVISPVLPKIAPAVPALPPVPVVGPTQFYRAVPSLPAVPFSPIVRPVATALPAPYFNPAVAAAPVAVARAPIAHPYASHFPHYAKYFSPAPVFSAPIVKQVAWK; encoded by the exons ATGTCACTCCTGAGATTA ctCATTACCAGCTTCGCCGTCATAGCTAGCTGCCGAGCTAGCGGAATAGGACACCTTGTCCCAGCAGTAAAATCAATACCGATCGTTCGGTATGCTCCGTTCTACAATTTCCCGAATGGAGTGAGATCTATACACGCAGTAGCTCCTCCCGCGCCGGCCTTTGCTCCTGCGTTACCTGCGCCAGCGCCGCTGCTGCCAGCTCCGTTAGCAGCACCGCTGCCTCCTCCTGTGTTACCTGCACCTTTCCTGCCGGCGCCGACTCCGGTGTTGCCAGCACCAGCATTCGCGCCCGCACCTGCGCTCCCAGCTCCTGCGTTTGTACAGGCACCGGCGCCGGTTTTGCCAGCTCCCGCATTCGCTCCTGCACCAGCGCCAGCTTTCGCTCCTGCATATGCCCCCGCGTTCCGTGTCATCGCTCAAGCTCCTCCAGTCATCTCACCAGTGCTTCCTAAAATAGCTCCTGCTGTTCCAGCTCTTCCTCCTGTACCTGTCGTAGGACCTACCCAGTTCTACAGAGCTGTACCCTCTCTTCCAGCCGTTCCTTTTTCCCCTATCGTAAGGCCTGTTGCGACAGCACTCCCGGCACCTTATTTCAATCCAGCTGTTGCTGCAGCGCCCGTGGCAGTAGCAAGAGCTCCGATAGCGCATCCCTATGCAAGCCATTTTCCCCATTACGCGAAATACTTCAGCCCTGCGCCAGTTTTCTCCGCTCCCATAGTGAAGCAAGTCGCATGGAAATGA